From Mucilaginibacter rubeus, a single genomic window includes:
- a CDS encoding SusC/RagA family TonB-linked outer membrane protein, with protein sequence MKKYKYLLILFFLFPLSLLAQQTTINGKVIDLTDGSTLPGVSVKIKGTNTGAITDVAGKFQLQVPGPNAILQVSYIGYVTQEIAVKDIKDGTIALKTTNKSLEEVVVVGYGTQKRATITGSIATLQSKEITTTKNESVINMLTGKIPGVRIVQTTAEPGSYANNLNIRGYQSAPLVVIDGIIGGDQSTIGRMDPNEIESISVLKDAAASIYGMRAAGGAIIITTKKGGKNGKININYSVNDAIQTFLGMPEGVGAVDYMLLTNEKVKRDFANNFVHNVTPQFSYADIKPWLDGTYKSADWIGMVFKKTANQIQHNLNIDGGNDKISYFFNFGYQKQDGVFKTGSLNYNKYNFRSNVTATITKGLRAQVLTSAWMDEKNLPYTDEWTIYKYTWNQIPTHQIYANDNPLYPAVIDDNMNPSIITDANKVGSKRFRNKNITSQLNLQYDIPGVSGLTAKALFNIDYGTADNNIVRRSFSLYTYKADNDTYIPSLVNSPAGITRQYYTHLNTLSQLTLNYAHTFAKDHNVTAMATYEQSHETADNFNAYRDIEIPVDYLFGGLQNSNMAGGMDPNALQDRAHRSIIGRLNYDYKGKYLAEFSFRRDGNNLYKPGSDQWGFFPGGSIGWVLTKENFFRSLVSENILTNLKIRASYGQTGDEANAPAFNYVNGYTYPVNSYIFGSSAVNGSAPKLGNAGLTWSVNTIKNIAVDFGLFGGKVDGTIEVFRNDRTGLPAQPSVALPGTVGAAVPQINYNSDRVQGLDFNLSYRNTFGQVGLNVSGNIGTTRLKALKVLRGQSGNEYLNWKENQTNRYQNVWWGPEYAGQFTSYNQIYNYGVNTGGGNNNTIPGDYYYKDWNNDGVIDDKDSHPIATTDIPLYNYGLTIGVSYKGFDLNMLLQGAAGVYVQYGEQFAEPLMYNRSALTRFLDSWHTLDPSANVFDPNTQWVPGYYPAMGSPSAQGTKAIQNASYLRVKTLELGYSLSPAVLKAIGVKKFRVYVNSYNLLTFTGLKNYDPEHQGPNPRDNNDFSKALGGYTYPMNRTFNLGANVSF encoded by the coding sequence TCATACATAGGTTATGTAACCCAGGAAATAGCGGTTAAGGATATTAAAGATGGTACCATCGCCTTAAAAACAACCAATAAAAGCCTTGAGGAAGTTGTAGTTGTTGGTTACGGTACGCAAAAGAGGGCCACCATTACAGGTTCAATCGCCACGCTGCAAAGCAAGGAGATCACCACAACCAAAAACGAAAGCGTTATCAATATGCTTACCGGTAAAATACCCGGTGTGCGCATTGTTCAAACTACTGCCGAACCGGGTTCATACGCAAACAACCTGAACATAAGAGGTTATCAAAGCGCTCCTCTGGTTGTTATCGACGGTATCATCGGCGGTGACCAATCAACCATTGGTCGTATGGACCCGAATGAGATTGAAAGCATTTCGGTGTTAAAAGACGCGGCGGCCTCTATTTACGGTATGCGCGCGGCTGGTGGAGCCATCATTATCACCACCAAAAAAGGCGGCAAAAATGGTAAGATCAATATCAATTACTCGGTTAACGACGCGATACAAACCTTTTTGGGCATGCCAGAAGGTGTTGGCGCGGTTGATTATATGTTGCTAACCAACGAAAAAGTAAAACGTGATTTCGCTAATAACTTTGTACACAATGTTACTCCGCAATTCTCCTATGCCGACATTAAACCATGGCTTGATGGCACTTACAAATCAGCCGACTGGATTGGGATGGTTTTCAAGAAAACAGCCAACCAGATACAGCATAACCTGAATATTGACGGAGGTAATGATAAGATCAGCTACTTCTTCAACTTCGGTTATCAGAAGCAGGATGGTGTATTTAAAACCGGTAGTCTGAATTATAATAAATACAACTTCCGTTCAAACGTTACGGCAACCATCACTAAAGGTTTAAGGGCACAGGTATTAACATCGGCCTGGATGGACGAGAAAAACCTTCCTTATACTGATGAATGGACCATTTATAAATATACCTGGAACCAGATCCCAACCCACCAGATCTATGCCAATGACAATCCACTTTATCCGGCTGTAATTGATGATAACATGAACCCCTCTATCATTACAGATGCCAATAAAGTAGGTTCAAAGCGTTTCCGGAACAAAAACATTACCAGTCAGTTAAATTTACAATATGACATCCCTGGAGTAAGCGGTCTTACTGCCAAGGCTTTGTTCAACATTGATTACGGTACTGCAGATAACAATATTGTCAGGAGATCATTCTCCCTGTATACTTACAAAGCCGATAATGATACATACATTCCAAGCTTAGTAAACTCACCTGCCGGTATCACCCGCCAGTATTACACGCACTTAAATACCTTAAGCCAGTTAACATTAAATTACGCGCATACTTTTGCTAAAGATCATAACGTAACCGCGATGGCTACCTATGAGCAAAGCCATGAAACTGCCGATAACTTTAACGCTTACAGGGATATAGAAATCCCGGTTGATTACCTGTTTGGTGGTTTGCAAAACTCTAACATGGCAGGTGGTATGGATCCTAACGCACTGCAAGATCGCGCACACAGAAGTATCATAGGCCGTTTAAATTACGATTACAAAGGTAAATACCTGGCAGAATTCAGTTTCCGCCGTGATGGTAACAACCTTTATAAACCAGGATCTGATCAATGGGGCTTTTTCCCGGGTGGGTCTATCGGCTGGGTTTTAACTAAAGAAAACTTCTTCCGCAGTCTGGTTTCCGAAAATATACTTACAAACTTAAAAATCAGGGCTTCTTATGGTCAAACCGGCGATGAAGCGAATGCTCCTGCATTTAACTATGTAAATGGTTATACCTATCCGGTAAACAGCTACATCTTCGGTTCAAGTGCCGTTAACGGCTCGGCCCCCAAATTGGGTAACGCCGGCTTAACCTGGTCTGTAAATACCATAAAAAACATCGCTGTTGATTTTGGCCTGTTTGGCGGTAAAGTAGACGGTACAATCGAGGTTTTCAGGAACGACAGAACCGGTTTGCCTGCTCAGCCATCAGTTGCATTACCAGGCACCGTAGGTGCGGCTGTACCACAAATCAACTATAATAGCGACAGGGTTCAGGGTTTGGATTTTAACCTGTCATACCGAAATACCTTTGGCCAGGTTGGCTTAAATGTATCTGGTAACATCGGTACAACCCGCTTAAAAGCTTTAAAAGTACTTCGTGGCCAATCAGGTAACGAATACCTGAACTGGAAAGAAAATCAAACCAACAGGTATCAAAACGTATGGTGGGGCCCTGAATATGCAGGCCAGTTTACCTCATACAACCAGATCTACAACTATGGCGTAAATACAGGCGGCGGTAATAACAACACCATCCCTGGCGATTACTACTACAAGGACTGGAACAATGACGGTGTAATTGACGATAAAGACAGTCACCCTATTGCCACCACCGATATCCCGTTGTATAACTACGGCCTTACTATAGGTGTAAGCTACAAAGGCTTTGACCTCAACATGCTTTTGCAGGGAGCCGCAGGCGTTTATGTACAATACGGCGAGCAGTTTGCCGAGCCATTGATGTACAACAGAAGTGCCTTAACCCGCTTCCTGGATAGCTGGCACACGCTTGATCCTTCAGCAAACGTATTTGATCCGAACACGCAATGGGTACCCGGATATTATCCGGCTATGGGTTCTCCATCTGCACAGGGCACAAAGGCCATCCAAAATGCCAGTTACCTGCGTGTTAAAACACTTGAATTAGGTTATTCCCTGTCTCCTGCTGTATTGAAAGCCATTGGGGTTAAAAAATTCAGGGTTTATGTAAACAGCTACAACCTACTAACATTCACCGGATTAAAGAATTACGATCCAGAACACCAGGGACCTAATCCGAGAGATAACAATGATTTCAGCAAAGCCCTTGGCGGTTACACCTACCCAATGAACAGGACCTTTAACCTGGGTGCTAACGTTTCATTTTAA